One window from the genome of Cuculus canorus isolate bCucCan1 chromosome 12, bCucCan1.pri, whole genome shotgun sequence encodes:
- the GATM gene encoding glycine amidinotransferase, mitochondrial, whose product MLRVRCLRGGSRGAEAAHYIGSRLGRVFTGWVQRSFQSTQAATASQNTCAADDNKATNPVPKDCPVCSYNEWDPLEEVIVGRAENACVPPFSVEVKANTYEKYWGFYQKFGGQSFPKDHLKKAIAEIEEMCNILKKEGVIVKRPDPIDWSVKYKTPDFESTGLYAAMPRDILLVVGNEIIEAPMAWRARFFEYRAYRRIIKDYFNCGAKWTTAPKPTMADELYDQDYPIRSVEDRHELAAQGKFVTTEFEPCFDAADFIRAGRDIFVQRSQVTNYMGIEWMRRHLAPDYRVHIISFKDPNPMHIDATFNIIGPGLVLSNPDRPCHQIELFKKAGWTVIRPPLPLIPDDHPLWMSSKWLSMNVLMLDEKRVMVDANETSIQKMFENLGISTIKVNIRHANSLGGGFHCWTCDIRRRGTLQSYFD is encoded by the exons ATGCTGCGGGTGCGGTGCCTGCGCGGGGGCAGCCGCGGGGCCGAGGCGGCGCATTACATCGGCTCCAGG cttGGAAGAGTCTTTACAGGATGGGTGCAGCGATCTTTCCAGAGCACCCAGGCAGCTACAGCCTCCCAGAACACCTGTGCTGCTGATGACAACAAGGCTACTAACCCTGTGCCTAAGGACTGTCCTGTTTGCTCATACAATGAATGGGACCCACTGGAAGAGGTCATTGTGGGAAGAGCTGAAAATGCTTGTGTCCCACCTTTTTCCGTGGAGGTTAAG GCCAACACATATGAAAAGTATTGGGGATTTTATCAGAAATTTGGAGGCCAGAGTTTCCCCAAAGaccatttaaaaaaagctattgCTGAAATAGAAGAGATGtgcaatattttgaaaaaagaaggTGTAATTGTCAAGAGGCCTGATCCGATTGACTGGTCTGTGAAGTATAAAACACCTGATTTTGAGTCTACAG GTCTGTATGCTGCCATGCCAAGAGACATCCTGTTGGTGGTGGGAAATGAAATTATTGAAGCACCTATGGCTTGGCGTGCTCGGTTCTTTGAGTACAGAGCATATAGACGAATAATCAAGGATTATTTCAACTGTGGTGCTAAGTGGACAACTGCCCCCAAACCCACAATGGCAGATGAACTCTATGATCAG GATTATCCAATCCGTTCTGTAGAAGACAGGCATGAACTGGCTGCTCAGGGAAAATTTGTAACTACTGAATTTGAGCCATGCTTTGATGCTGCTGACTTCATTAGAGCTGGAAGAGATATCTTTGTACAAAGGAGCCAG GTTACAAATTACATGGGCATTGAGTGGATGAGGCGACATCTTGCACCCGACTATAGAGTGCATATAATATCCTTTAAGGATCCAAACCCTATGCACATTGATGCCACTTTTAATATCATTGGACCTGGTCTTGTGCTCTCTAACCCAGACCGTCCCTGCCATCAG ATTGAGCTCTTCAAGAAAGCAGGCTGGACTGTGATTCGCCCCCCACTGCCACTCATCCCAGACG ATCACCCACTGTGGATGTCTTCTAAATGGCTCTCCATGAATGTCCTAATGCTGGATGAGAAACGTGTGATGGTAGATGCCAATGAGACGTCAATTCAGAAGATGTTTGAAAATCTGG GCATTTCTACAATTAAAGTGAATATTCGCCATGCCAATTCCCTGGGAGGTGGTTTCCATTGCTGGACATGCGATATCCGCCGCCGTGGTACCCTGCAATCTTATTTTGACTAG